A genomic region of Pelodiscus sinensis isolate JC-2024 chromosome 1, ASM4963464v1, whole genome shotgun sequence contains the following coding sequences:
- the LOC142818714 gene encoding olfactory receptor 52N2-like: protein MSDSNTTNFINPSTFILLGIPGLEAAHIWISIPFCIMYILAILGNIAILFLVKRDPSLHEPMYYFLCMLAINDLVLSTTIQPKVLSIFWLNSREINFSACLTQMYFIHTVSSIESGIFVAMALDRYVAICHPLRHSTILTNSVVAKISLAVVLRGGVLVFPHPFLARRYPYCRTNIIPHSYCEHIAIVKLACADIQVSSYYSLSVAFFITGLDMFFIAVSYTQILRAIFTCYIPSLFSFLTHRFGQNVALHFHILVANIYIQLPPTLNPIIYGVRTKQIRDTLLRLFSRQGSLSFLVVL, encoded by the exons ATGTCAGATTCTAACACCACCAACTTCATCAACCCCTCCACTTTCATCCTCTTGGGaattcctggcctggaggcagcccacatatggatctccatccccttctgcatcatgtaCATCCTAGCCATCTTGGGGAACATCGCCATCCTCTTCCTTGTGAAGAGGGatccaagcctccatgagcccatgtactatttcctctgcatgctggccatcaaCGACCTGGTCCTATCTACAACAATCCAGCCCAaagtgctgagcatcttctggctcaattccagggagatcaatttcagtgcctgcctcacccagatgtacttCATTCACACCGTCTCTTCAATAGAATCTGgaatcttcgtggccatggcgttagatcgctacgtggccatctgccatcccctgagacattccaccatcctcacaAACTCTGTGGTGGCCAAGATCAGCCTGGCTGTGGTTCTGCGTGGAGGCGTGCTTGTATTTCCCCATCCCTTCCTGGCGAGGCGATATCCAtactgcagaaccaacatcattcCCCACTCGTACTGTGAGCACATAGCTATAGTGAAACTGGCCTGTGCTGATATCCAAGTCAGTAGTTACTACAGTCTCTCCGTGGCATTCTTCATTACAGGCCTGGACATGTTTTTTATTGCtgtgtcctacacccagatcctcagggctaTATTta CCTGTTACATTCCCAGTCTCTTCTCCTTCCTGACACACAGGTTTGGCCAGAACGTGGCCCTGCATTTCCACATTCTCGTGGCCAACATCTACATCCAATTGCCCCCCAcgctaaaccccatcatctatggcgtgaggaccaaacagatccgggacacGCTCCTCCGTCTCTTTTCTCGTCAAGGGTCCTTAAGTTTTCTCGTGGTGCTTTGA